A window of Diabrotica virgifera virgifera chromosome 9, PGI_DIABVI_V3a contains these coding sequences:
- the LOC126892834 gene encoding uncharacterized protein LOC126892834 yields the protein MNVPSLTDLSIKKICETTVSASYFIEQSPLPWTLTKIILKKFPLYKWETMISSAKNDPIPSYKGIEFIACSKHIPSHLRNVVLGKSDWGSIFEDEHSSYCVWANGYYLKQHRLNVCKSCFFAFKNAHETLNKFLLVRYDHTHEVYDADDIVECVYQQPYYWCNSCFTQVLFDLKDYESCVNALHEMPRNNRFDDSEPEV from the coding sequence ATGAATGTTCCATCATTGACCGACCTGTCTATCAAAAAAATCTGTGAAACAACAGTATCAGCATCATATTTCATCGAGCAGTCCCCCTTGCCGTGgacattaacaaaaataatattaaaaaaatttcctttatATAAATGGGAAACGATGATAAGCAGTGCTAAAAATGATCCTATTCCTTCATATAAAGGAATAGAATTTATTGCTTGCTCTAAACACATACCGTCACATTTAAGAAATGTCGTATTAGGAAAGTCAGATTGGGGGAGTATATTTGAAGATGAACACTCCAGTTATTGTGTATGGGCTAATGGATATTATCTTAAGCAGCATCGCCTAAACGTATGTAAATCATGTTTTTTTGCATTCAAAAATGCTCATGAGACCTTAAATAAATTTTTACTGGTGCGTTACGACCATACTCACGAAGTTTATGATGCTGATGATATCGTTGAATGCGTATATCAGCAACCATATTATTGGTGCAATAGTTGCTTTACTCAAGTTTTATTCGATTTAAAAGATTACGAGTCTTGCGTTAATGCATTACATGAAATGCCTAGAAATAACAGGTTTGATGATTCTGAACCAGAAGTCTGA